The region CTCGCCGATCCATGCGTGCGTGCGGCGAATCCAACCTGGCATCCGGCATGATTCGGCGCGCAGGTCGTCGCGGATGGTTTTCGTCGGCGGGCGAGTGCGGCCGACGATCGGCGGCGCGCCGCATCGCACCGCCGGCGCGTGCGCACCGCCGCGATGCGCGTGTCGCCGCGCATCGCGCGGCCGCTTGCGCCGCCCGCACGCGCGGTTTCCGTCCTCGCCTGCGACGGCCGCAATCGCCGCGCATCGTCCGATCGGCCGACGGGCAGGGGCGGCGTGGACTGCTCCTGAATGTTCCGGTAAAGTGAGCCGTCGCGCCGGCCCTGGCTGATTGCCCGTGCAGCGTTCGTCCATCCGGGAGCCGCGCGTCGGCTCCAGCCGTTCGCGCGCTCGCTTCCCACGCGTGGCCCGCCGTGTCGTCGGCATCGGCCGCCGGCGTGCGAAGGCACTTTCGAGAACCGCTGATGGATGAACTCCTCTCATACTACGAACGGGAACTGGCGTTCCTGCGCCGGCACGTGCGCGATTTCGCCGAGCGCTATCCGAAGATCGCGAGCCGCATGCAGCTCGCGAGCGGCGCGGACGGCAGCAGCGAGGATCCCCAGGTCGAGCGGCTGTTCGAATCATTCGCGCTGACGGGCGCGCGCGCGTCGCGGCACATCGACGACGACTACTCCGAGTTCACGAAGGCGTTCATCGAGGTGCTGTACCCGCATTATCTGCGCGTGTTCCCGTCGTGCTCGATCGCGTCGTTCGACATCGATGCGAGCCGCGCCGCGCAGATGTCGGCGGCCGTGCTCGTGCCGCGCGGCACGCAGCTGTACAGCCGGCCCGTGAGGGGCGCGAAGCTGTTCTTCCGCACCGCGTACGACGTGACGCTGTCGCCGCTGCAACTGACGGCCGCGCGCTTTCACGCGATGCCGCAGGCGCCGCGTTCGTTCCGGCTGCCGCCGAACGCGAGCGCGCAGCTCTCGCTGTCGTTCGCGATCCGCTCGCCGCACGCGAGCGTCGCCGATCTGAAGCTCGATTCCGTTCGCCTGTACACGCGCGGCGAGCCGCTGATGAGCGCCGCGCTGCGCGACGCGCTGTCGATTCATGCATTGCAGGCGTACGTCGAGCCGGAGCAGGGCGGGCGCTGGGTGGCGCTCGAACGCGTGCCCTTCGCGGCCGTCGGCGTGTCGCGCGAGGACAGCCTGATTCCTTGCCCGCAGGGTGTGCATCCCGCGTATCCGCTGCTGACCGAGTATTTCGCCTTTGCCGAGAAATTCGGCTTCTTCGATTGCGATCTGCGCGAGGCCGGGCGCCTCGGCAGGCGGCACTTCACGCTTCATCTGCTGCTCAAGGGCATCCCGGCCGATTCCGCGAAGGCGGGCGTGCTCGAATCGCTGAGCGCCGAGCACGTGCTGCTCGGCTGCACGCCGGTGATCAATCTGTTCGAGACGACGGGCAAGCTCGGCCAGCAGCCGAGCGCCGCGTCGGGCGCGCACATGCAGCCGCTCGTCGTCGACAAGCAGAATGCCTATGCATACGAAGTCTATTCGGTCGATGCGGTGACGCAGGTCCAGGAGACGCCGCAGGGCGAGCGCGTCACGACGTTCCCGTCGCTGCATTCGCTGTACCACGGCGGGCAGGCGGCGCGGGCGTCGCTGTACTGGCGCATGCGGCGCGACGCGCTTGTCGCGAGAAGCGAGCCGGGGCACGAGCTGTCGCTCGGCTTCGTCGACGGCGCGCTCGATCCGGTCGCGGCGCCGGCCGGCCTCGATTTCAAGCTCACATGCAGCAACCGCGATTTGCCGGAGCATCTGCCGCACGGCGCGCCGGGCGGCGATCTGATGATGGAAGGCGGCACGCTCGCGAGCCGGATCGGCCTGTTGCAGCGGCCCACGCGGCCGCTGCGCTTGCGCGAGGATCGCGGCGTGCTGTGGCGTCTCGTGTCGCAGCTCTCGTCGAACTCGCTGTTGCTCGCCGGCGGCGCCGGCGCCGTGCGTGACCTGCTCGGGCTGCACGACGTGCAGGAGTCGCCCGCGACCGTGCGTCAGATCGCGGGCATCGTCGACGTGTCGCAGAAGCCCGTGACCGCGTGGGTATCCGAGAAGCCGTTCGCGAGCGTCGTGCGGGGGCTCGAGATTCGCATCACGGTCGACGAAGAGTGCTTCGCGGGCACGGGTGTCCACACCTTCGCGCAACTGATGGATTGCCTGTTGAGCCGATACGTCGCGCCGAACGGCTTCACGCAGCTCGTGCTCGTGTCGAGCCGAACCGGCGACGTGCTGTGCACGTGCGCGCGTCGCGCGGGCGGCGGATTCCTGATCTAGCCGGACATCGGGCGCCGCGGCGCGCGCTCACGCGGCGGCGGCAAGCTCGGACGCGGTGACGGGTGCGATCGGCGCGGGCGCGACAAGCATGACGCCGCGCGCAACCGGATCGGCGATCGACGCGGCGAGCATCGGCATCTGTTCCTCGCTCGCGCGCCAGCCGGCGACGGCGATGGCGCCCAGCGCGAGCGCCGCGCCGCTTTCGCCGTTCGCGACGCCGAGATGGCGGCAGCGTTCGCGCGCGTCGTCGGGCCAGTTCCGCTCGGCGACGGCCGCGATCTCGGTGCGGCTGCCGCCGCGCTGGTCCGCATCGCTCACGAGCCCGCAGCCGGCCGGCGCGATCTCGGCCGCCGCCGTCTGCGTGCGCGCGGCCTCGAGCAGCGGCGCGAGCGTATCGGCTGGCGCCTTGGCCGGCGCGCCGTCGGGCGTGGGCGCGCGAGCCGCGACGAGCCGGTGAACGCGCGGTGCGTCCGCGGCGTCGGCCGCTGCGGGATGCGCGAGCAGCAGCGCGCATGCGCCTTCGCCTGGAATCCGGCCATTGGGCCGATTGTGTCCGTAGAGCTTGCCGGCATGGTCGAGCGCGTGCACGGTGGCGTCGCTCAGCGACGAATCGCAGGCGAGCACGACATGGCTTGCGTTCGACGGCTCGCGATGCAGCGAAACGATCAGTTCGTCGACGACCGCCCACGCCTGCACCGGGTTCGCGACCATGCGGGTCTGCACGCGTTCGACGCCGGGCATCCAGCGCTCGCGCGCGACATGCGTGTCGAGCCACGCGGCGAGCGCGCCCGCCATCGGCTGCCAGCGCTCGGGCAGCAGCAGGTGCAACCTGAGCGGCTCGGCGGGGCGGGATGCACCGTCCGTCGCCAGCACCGCATGGCGCTCGAGCAGTTCGTCGAGCACGTCCGCGGCGAGCAGCAGCGCGCGCGCATGCTCGTCGTTCAGCGCGGCATCGGCGCTGGGCGGCAGCAGGCGCTCGTCGAAATGGTCGATCGAAACCGACGCCACGCCGCTCGCGAACACGCCCGTGCCGTCGGCGCGCCGGAGCGCGGGATGCAGGCCGACCACGGTTTCGTCGCGCGCGGCGCCGTCGATGTCGGCCGTCGTCGCACCCGTCGGGAACCGCACACTGCTGTCGAGCAGCGCGAGCGTCCATGTGCGCATGGCGGCTTCGTCGGCGGCTTGCGCGATGCTCGCTTGCGGCGCCGACGGCGCGGCGGTTTGCGCGGTGGCGGCCGACGCTTCGCGCAGCCGGCCGGCGGCCCGGCGCGCCCATGCGAGGCCCGTGGCCAGCAGCGCCGGCAGCGCGATGCCGTGCGTCAGCAATTCCGTTGCGCTCGGCGGGTGATAGGTCGCTTTCCAATAGGCGATCGTCGCGATCCACACGACGACGAAAACCGCGGCCACGAAGGCCGCCTTGCTCAACCACGCGCGCTGCTTCATCCGATTCCCCGTCGATGCTTCGGTCACGCCGCGTCGCCGCCCGTGCTCGACTGGCTCGCGATCAGCACCGCGCCGCAGGCGGTGCGATAGCCGTCACGCGCGACGCCTTCATTGTCGATGATCATCGTATCGTCGCCCTCGACGATGTGGTTGGGCCCATGGATCGGGCACGACACACGGTCGTTGCGGCGCGCGATGCCCTTGCCGTGGATCGCGGAAGCCGCGGCCGCGGTCGTGACGGTGCCGCCGTGGCTGTGCTTGTCGCCGAGGACGATGAATGGGCGTGCCATGTTGTGGTCTCCTTGTCGGGCGCCCGGCGGCGTGCGTCGAGCGGGTCGATTTCGGCCCGCGCTCGGCGCGGGCGGGGCCGATTTTACCGGCTAATCGCCATTCGAGACGATAGCGGAATTAGGTAAGCGGAATTTATTACCTTTGGGGAAATATTTACTGATCCGCACCGGAAATCGGCTCGATCGCGGCGGGCCGAAACATTTTTATTTTGCGATAGCGTACGCGCGTGCGTTTTTGCCCGGATTTCGTATGAGTGTCCTATAGCCTAGCGTCACGCCGTAATTTAAAATAGTGCGCGATAAAAGGGGACTTATCGTCTGGCAGCCTTGATGCCGGGGTGTGTCCCGGTGATTTGGCCTGCCGAATCGAATCGCGCGCAATCGGGGTTTGGCTACGCTGCATTATCGTGCCCGTCCGGGCGGGATGATCGCGCTGCTCAGTGGTTTTATCCGTTGTCCCGTTTTCGTCGCAACGAGCCGTATTCAAAAAATAGTCGAACCCTGAGAGAGCGGGATTCTCATGAGCGTGATCACGCAATTCACGTCGCTTTTCAGCGCTGCCAATTGTCTCTATTGTCTCGACGGTCCGGGCGAAATCGCGTCGCTGCAGATCGAGCGCTGGGTGGGGCGGGAGACGCTCTCCGAGAACTTCCAGTGGGATGTCTACGCGCTCGCGACCGATCCCGGCCTCGACCTCGACGCGATGCTCGGGCAGCGCGTGACGATCCGCACGGCGCTCGCGAACGGCACGAGCGCCGTGCGCAGCGGGCTCGTGGCGCAGGCCGAGTGCATCGGCTACGACGCCGGCCTCGCGCGCTACTGCCTGCAGCTCGTGCCGTGGCTCGCCGCGCTCGCGCACGGCCGCGACGAGCGCACGTTCGTGCGGCAGGGCGTCGCCGACGTGCTCGGCGCGGTGTTCGCGCCGTACGGCGCGATCGCCCGCTGGCGCTTCACCGCGGACGCGAACCAGCGCATCGCGGAACTCGGCGCGCGCGACTACCGCGTGCAGTACCGCACCCACACGCATTTCGATTTCGTCCGGCACGTGCTTGCCGAAGCGGGTCTCGGCTTTTGCTTCGTCGAGGAGGCGGACGCGCCCGCGGGCCACACGATGCTGATCTTCGACGACAGCACGCAGTTGCCCGAGGACGAGACTTCCGCGCGCATGGGCGGCGTGCCGCAGCGGCTGAGCGGCACGGCGACCGAGCCGGACGACGTGATCGTCGGCATCGGGCAGTCGCTGTCGCTGACCGCGGATCGCGTCACGCTGATCAGCAGCGACTACCGCGGCAACCAGTCGACGAGCGCGACGGCGAGCCTCGGCAATCCGGCCGGATCGCGCGAGCTGTACGACGACGTCGGGCCGGAGGCGTTCGACAGCCTGCGCGAGGCCGACGCCGCCGCGCGGCGGCACGCGGACGCGATCGTCTCGGCGGCGCGCTTCTGGACAGGCTACGGCACGTTGCGCACCGCGCGCGCTGGCCGCGCGCTGCGCATCGCGGGCGCGACGTGGCGCATGTCGCGCGGCGGCGCGCCGGCGCCCGATGCGTTCGTGTTGACGCGCGTCGATCAGATCGGCATCAACAATTTGCCCGCGACGGTGATGGAGCGCGTCGAGCGCAGCCTCGGCCCGCTGCCGCCCGCGAATCTCGACGCGCGCGTGCTCGCGCAGGCGAAGGCGGGCGGCTATGCGAACCGGTTCGACGCCGCGCCGCGCGACCAGGCATGGCGCCCGACGCTGGAGGACGGCACCGGCCAGCGACTGAACCCGGTGCCGACGGCGCTCGGCGCGCAGACGGCGATCGTCGTCGGGCCGCAGGGCGAGACGCGGCCGGGCTCGACGGGCCCGGTGCATACCGACGCGCAGGGCCGGTTGCGGCTGCGCTATCACTGGCAGGCGGACGGCGACGCGGGCACCTATCCGACGCGCGCGATGCAGCGGCTCGCGAGCGAGGGGCACGGGCTGCAGCAGACGCCGCGGATCGGCCACGAGGTGCTCGTGCAGTTCGTCAACGGCCTCGTGCACCGGCCGATCGTGCTCGGCGGGCTGTTCAACGGCCGCGGCGAGGGCGGCGAAGCGCCGACGCTCGGCGGCGAAGCGGGGCAGCCGCTCGACGAATCGGTCTACGCACAGGCGAGCGACCACGCGGCGAGCGCGCAAGGCAATCTTGCGGGCGGCCATAGCCCCGCGTGGCACGGCGCGGGCGGCGGCGCGAAGCGCCACGATCACGCGGGCGCGCTGTCCGGCTTCAAGAGCCAGGAGTTCGACGGCCAGGGCTACAACCAGCTCGTCGCGGACGATACCGATCGCATGGGCCGCATGCAGATGGCGACGACGCACGCGGCGACCCAGCTCAATATCGGCCATTTGCGGCATCAGGCCGACAA is a window of Burkholderia mallei ATCC 23344 DNA encoding:
- the tssF gene encoding type VI secretion system baseplate subunit TssF translates to MDELLSYYERELAFLRRHVRDFAERYPKIASRMQLASGADGSSEDPQVERLFESFALTGARASRHIDDDYSEFTKAFIEVLYPHYLRVFPSCSIASFDIDASRAAQMSAAVLVPRGTQLYSRPVRGAKLFFRTAYDVTLSPLQLTAARFHAMPQAPRSFRLPPNASAQLSLSFAIRSPHASVADLKLDSVRLYTRGEPLMSAALRDALSIHALQAYVEPEQGGRWVALERVPFAAVGVSREDSLIPCPQGVHPAYPLLTEYFAFAEKFGFFDCDLREAGRLGRRHFTLHLLLKGIPADSAKAGVLESLSAEHVLLGCTPVINLFETTGKLGQQPSAASGAHMQPLVVDKQNAYAYEVYSVDAVTQVQETPQGERVTTFPSLHSLYHGGQAARASLYWRMRRDALVARSEPGHELSLGFVDGALDPVAAPAGLDFKLTCSNRDLPEHLPHGAPGGDLMMEGGTLASRIGLLQRPTRPLRLREDRGVLWRLVSQLSSNSLLLAGGAGAVRDLLGLHDVQESPATVRQIAGIVDVSQKPVTAWVSEKPFASVVRGLEIRITVDEECFAGTGVHTFAQLMDCLLSRYVAPNGFTQLVLVSSRTGDVLCTCARRAGGGFLI
- a CDS encoding PAAR domain-containing protein translates to MARPFIVLGDKHSHGGTVTTAAAASAIHGKGIARRNDRVSCPIHGPNHIVEGDDTMIIDNEGVARDGYRTACGAVLIASQSSTGGDAA
- a CDS encoding type VI secretion system Vgr family protein, whose protein sequence is MSVITQFTSLFSAANCLYCLDGPGEIASLQIERWVGRETLSENFQWDVYALATDPGLDLDAMLGQRVTIRTALANGTSAVRSGLVAQAECIGYDAGLARYCLQLVPWLAALAHGRDERTFVRQGVADVLGAVFAPYGAIARWRFTADANQRIAELGARDYRVQYRTHTHFDFVRHVLAEAGLGFCFVEEADAPAGHTMLIFDDSTQLPEDETSARMGGVPQRLSGTATEPDDVIVGIGQSLSLTADRVTLISSDYRGNQSTSATASLGNPAGSRELYDDVGPEAFDSLREADAAARRHADAIVSAARFWTGYGTLRTARAGRALRIAGATWRMSRGGAPAPDAFVLTRVDQIGINNLPATVMERVERSLGPLPPANLDARVLAQAKAGGYANRFDAAPRDQAWRPTLEDGTGQRLNPVPTALGAQTAIVVGPQGETRPGSTGPVHTDAQGRLRLRYHWQADGDAGTYPTRAMQRLASEGHGLQQTPRIGHEVLVQFVNGLVHRPIVLGGLFNGRGEGGEAPTLGGEAGQPLDESVYAQASDHAASAQGNLAGGHSPAWHGAGGGAKRHDHAGALSGFKSQEFDGQGYNQLVADDTDRMGRMQMATTHAATQLNIGHLRHQADNYLGSFRGQGVELRSDAYGALRGARGVLISSYAPTGPSQPAGDASALQSLLAQQAALAKLLDKSADTHKTLPFAAQRGAQRAGQSSMNGDAAPLDALGKSFATTVGADGYAQASADASRRATDNALPHTGDAVLGVEAKGGQGLLAGQSLQWAAGETLTIGSGNDTNLAVNRTLRVHSGQGIGWLAGANGANGAQGVGMSVIAGKDDLALQAQHDLMALRARDDLRVASIGADVEIAAKQTVRLAVSGGAHLTIEGGNVTFGCPGSLVVHAAQHTFVGPDQLAPALPQFPEKVCVECLKHAMQSGSALAGKAI